In Rosa chinensis cultivar Old Blush chromosome 1, RchiOBHm-V2, whole genome shotgun sequence, a genomic segment contains:
- the LOC112173291 gene encoding uncharacterized protein LOC112173291, with protein sequence MASLSPSSSPRLPNPFPLSSPPKTHNPKPLLSFPTRATDPETPPSDPAPESGSDFDDRLSQVRLRYRSGTGKKAEARKTKKSKSSGSGSSGSNVFLPPVPLKEPVSGGLKVDFGFSPYSERVNGRVALLGLAALLLVELATGKSVLKFHTPPVVLIQVYFVAAATAVYIKYEKEKVSVWPQSQSPPLKE encoded by the coding sequence ATGGCGAGCCTATCACCTTCTTCATCTCCGCGACTCCCAAACCCATTCCCACTCTCATCACCACCCAAAACCCACAACCCCAAACCCCTCCTTTCCTTCCCCACCCGAGCCACCGACCCGGAAACACCCCCATCCGACCCGGCCCCGGAGTCCGGCTCCGACTTCGACGACCGCCTCAGCCAGGTCCGGCTCCGCTACCGCAGCGGCACCGGCAAGAAAGCCGAGGCCCGGAAGACCAAGAAGTCCAAGTCGTCCGGGTCCGGGTCGTCCGGGTCCAACGTCTTCCTCCCGCCGGTGCCGCTCAAGGAACCCGTGTCGGGCGGGTTGAAGGTGGACTTCGGGTTCAGCCCGTATAGCGAGCGGGTCAACGGGCGGGTCGCGCTTCTGGGTTTGGCGGCGTTGCTGCTGGTGGAGCTGGCGACGGGGAAGAGCGTACTGAAATTTCATACGCCGCCGGTGGTGCTCATTCAGGTTTACTTTGTGGCGGCGGCGACGGCGGTTTATATTAAGTATGAGAAAGAGAAGGTCAGTGTTTGGCCTCAGTCTCAGTCTCCACCACTCAAAGAATGA
- the LOC112182547 gene encoding ABC transporter G family member 6: protein MSRVAAENQISPFFSMELDEFPRASHGASPSLGQLLKHVGDVRKEATGDGGETPMHHHQVLDMSDETLENPRSLPFVLSFTNLTYSVKIRRKFSLSGMLTGQNNRLGAATLSEPVGGESLFTRTKTLLNDISGEAREGEVLAVLGASGSGKSTLIDALANRIAKGSLKGKVCLNGEVLESRLLKVISAYVMQDDLLFPMLTVEETLMFAAEFRLPRALSKSKKKMRVQALIDQLGLRNAASTIIGDEGHRGVSGGERRRVSIGIDIVHDPIILFLDEPTSGLDSTSAFMVVKVLQRIAQSGSIVVLSVHQPSYRILGLLDRLLFLSRGQTVFSGSPAQLPSYFAEFGRPIPDSENKTEFALDLIRELEGSPGGTQSLVEFNNSWQTMKHSDHYRSATDIRHVVPLQEAISASISRGKLVSGATNNDASPNSMVPTFANPIWIEMAVLARRSMKNSRRMPELFGIRLGAVVVTGFILATMFWNLDNTPKGVQERLGFIAFAMSTTFYTCADALPVFLQERYIFMRETAYNAYRRSSYVLSHSLVALPALVFLSAAFSAITFWAVGLDGGLSGFLFYFLIILASFWAGSSFVTFLSGVVPHVMLGYTIVVAILAYFLLFSGFFINRNRIPDYWIWFHYMSLVKYPYEAVMQNEFQDPTKCFVRGVQIFDNTPLASVPAALKVKLLGSMSETLGMTITRTTCLTTGSDLLKQQGVTQLSKWNCLWITVAWGFLFRILFYFSLLIGSKNKRR, encoded by the coding sequence GACGAATTCCCACGCGCCTCCCACGGCGCGTCACCCTCACTCGGCCAGCTTCTGAAGCACGTCGGAGATGTCCGTAAGGAGGCCACCGGCGACGGCGGCGAGACTCCCATGCATCACCACCAGGTGCTCGACATGAGCGACGAGACTCTTGAAAACCCTAGGTCGCTTCCGTTCGTGCTCTCGTTCACTAATCTGACTTACAGCGTCAAGATTCGCCGGAAGTTCAGTCTTTCCGGGATGTTAACTGGCCAGAACAACCGTCTCGGGGCTGCGACGCTGTCGGAACCCGTCGGAGGGGAGAGCCTGTTCACGAGGACCAAGACGCTGCTGAACGACATCTCCGGCGAGGCTAGGGAAGGAGAAGTGCTGGCGGTGCTCGGCGCGAGCGGTTCCGGCAAGTCGACTCTCATCGACGCCTTGGCCAATCGCATCGCCAAGGGAAGCCTGAAAGGAAAGGTCTGCCTCAACGGCGAGGTCCTGGAGTCGCGGCTGCTCAAAGTGATCTCAGCTTACGTCATGCAGGACGACCTGCTATTCCCGATGCTGACGGTGGAGGAGACGCTCATGTTCGCCGCCGAGTTCCGCCTCCCTAGGGCTCTCTCGaaatccaagaagaaaatgAGGGTCCAGGCACTGATAGACCAGCTCGGCCTCCGCAACGCTGCCAGCACCATCATAGGCGACGAGGGCCACCGCGGCGTCTCCGGCGGAGAGCGCCGCCGCGTCTCGATCGGAATCGACATCGTCCACGACccgatcatcctcttcctcgacgAGCCGACCTCCGGCCTGGACTCAACCTCCGCCTTCATGGTCGTCAAGGTCCTCCAGCGGATCGCTCAGTCCGGCAGCATTGTGGTCTTGTCCGTACACCAGCCGAGCTACAGAATCTTGGGCCTGCTGGACCGCCTCCTCTTCCTCAGCCGCGGCCAAACCGTTTTCAGCGGCTCGCCAGCTCAGCTTCCCTCCTACTTCGCCGAGTTCGGGCGGCCCATACCCGACTCCGAAAACAAAACCGAGTTCGCTCTGGACCTCATCCGAGAACTGGAAGGCTCCCCCGGCGGGACCCAATCCCTCGTCGAGTTCAACAACTCCTGGCAGACCATGAAGCACAGCGATCACTACCGCTCCGCCACCGACATACGACACGTCGTTCCCCTCCAAGAAGCCATCTCCGCCAGCATTTCCCGCGGCAAGCTCGTCTCCGGCGCCACCAACAACGACGCCAGCCCCAACTCCATGGTCCCCACCTTCGCCAACCCCATCTGGATCGAAATGGCCGTCCTGGCGAGACGCTCCATGAAAAACTCGAGACGAATGCCGGAGCTGTTCGGAATCCGGCTGGGCGCAGTGGTGGTCACTGGGTTCATCCTGGCCACCATGTTCTGGAATCTGGATAATACCCCTAAGGGAGTCCAAGAACGCCTCGGGTTCATCGCCTTCGCCATGTCCACCACCTTCTACACCTGCGCCGACGCCTTACCCGTCTTCCTCCAAGAACGCTACATCTTCATGAGAGAGACCGCCTACAATGCCTACCGTAGATCTTCGTACGTTCTTTCACACTCTCTAGTGGCTCTTCCGGCGCTGGTTTTCCTCTCCGCCGCGTTCTCCGCCATCACATTCTGGGCAGTGGGCCTCGACGGCGGGCTGTCGGGGTTCCTATTCTACTTCCTCATCATCTTGGCCTCGTTCTGGGCCGGAAGCTCATTCGTCACATTCCTCTCCGGCGTCGTCCCCCACGTCATGCTCGGCTACACTATAGTCGTGGCAATCTTAGCCTACTTCCTTCTCTTCAGTGGCTTCTTCATAAACCGTAATAGAATCCCGGACTACTGGATTTGGTTCCACTACATGTCACTAGTGAAGTACCCCTACGAGGCTGTAATGCAGAACGAGTTTCAGGACCCGACTAAGTGCTTCGTGAGGGGTGTACAGATATTCGATAATACTCCGCTGGCTTCGGTCCCGGCGGCGCTGAAGGTGAAGCTTCTGGGCAGCATGAGCGAGACGCTGGGGATGACGATTACGAGGACGACTTGCTTAACAACTGGGAGTGATTTATTGAAGCAGCAGGGAGTTACTCAGCTGAGCAAGTGGAATTGCTTGTGGATCACGGTGGCGTGGGGGTTTCTGTTCAGGATTCTCTTCTATTTTTCGTTGCTGATTGGGAGCAAGAACAAGAGGAGGTAG